Part of the Nocardia farcinica genome, CTGAGATAGGTCCAGCGGGCGGGATGGGGTTCGCAGACGCGGAGCTGGGTGAGGCTGGCCAGCGCGGCGCCGGGGCGCGGACGCACCGCACCGACCGCGGCGTCGGCGGTGCCGAGTAGATCCGCGACGCGGTCCCGGTCGCGCGCGTCGACGGGGACGACCGGGTGGGCGCCGGACCGCGCGACCGCGGTCACGGCGTGGCCGCGCGCGGTGGCCTCGTGGGCGACGCGAACACCGACCATGCCGGTGGCGCCGAAGACGACGATCTTCATCGCTGTGCTCCTGTCGGGATGGCCGCCGCACCGGGCGGCGGGAGTGCGGGCGTGGAAACAGTTGGGCGGGTGGGCAGCTGGCCGGCGATCACGGCGGCGAGGACGATCGCGAACCCGACCGCCTGCGCGGGCGTCACCGTCTCCCCGAGCGCCAGCACGCCCAGTGCCGCCGCGGTGAGCGGAGAGAGCAGATTGAGCAGCGCGACCGAGGTGACGGGCAGGCGTCCGACGCCGCGGAAGTACAGCGCGTAGGCGAGCAGCCCGCCGACGAGCCCGAGCCACAGGTATCCGAGAGCGGCGCGGCCGTCGAGCGGTGGCGGCGCGCCTTCGACGAGGACGGTGACCGGCAGCAGCACCAGCCCGCCCGTGCCGAGCTGCCAGCCCGCCAGCGCCACCGGCGGCACCCCGGCGGGCCGCCCCCACCGCTTGGTCAGGGTGAGTCCGAGCGCCATGGACGCCGCGCCGAGCAGGCCCGCGGCGATCCCGGCCGCGTCCAGCCCGGCGTCCGGGCCGAGCACCACCAGACCGACACCGGCCACGCCGGCGGCACCCCACACGATCCGCCGGATGGCCAGCCGCTCGCCCAGCAGCGGGACGGCCAGCACCGCGACGATCAGCGGCACGATCGATCCGAGGGTCGCGGCCACCCCGCCGGGCAGGTGTTCGGCGGCGAAGAACAGCATCGGGAAGAAGACACCGATGTTGAGAACGCCGAGCACGGCGCTCTTCCACCACCAGTCGCCGTGCGGGAGGGCGCGGCCGATCGCGACGGCCAGCAGCCCCGCGGGCAGTGCCCGCATCAGACCGGCGAACAGCGGATGCCCCGGCGGCAGCAGTTCGGTGGTGACGGCGTAGGTGGTGCCCCAGACGACCGGGGCGACCGCGGTGGCGAGGGTGAGGGCCGCCGAATGCCCCTGCCCCCGTGCGGGACTCGTCGGCGCTGAGCCACCAGATCAAG contains:
- a CDS encoding NAD(P)-dependent oxidoreductase, producing MKIVVFGATGMVGVRVAHEATARGHAVTAVARSGAHPVVPVDARDRDRVADLLGTADAAVGAVRPRPGAALASLTQLRVCEPHPARWTYLSPPALLEPGERTGRYRRGTTTLLLDADGRSRISAEDLAVAVLDELENPGGDRHFTVAY